Genomic DNA from Oreochromis aureus strain Israel breed Guangdong linkage group 13, ZZ_aureus, whole genome shotgun sequence:
GTGAAACGCAATTTCGTAGAAgtgaccccatcataaaacccccatggtgtgctgcaaactctgtgtctgtgtgtgtatgcacgagcacgtgagcgcctgtgtgtgcgcgtacccacgtgtctatgtgagtgcacgtgagtgactgTATGCgcgtacctgtgtgtatgtgtgtgcacgtgagtgagtgtgcatgtgggtgtgggtgcgtaacagttaaagcactgtgtgtgtgtctgtgtacgtGACTTCCTGccggtcataaaagtaatctcctcaCCCAAGCTAAACCAAATTCCTTTAGACCACATATAAAACAGAGTTAACAAACTACAAATATtgagacccccactctgcatccactgggtCGTTGGCCTcttgttgttttatatttacagaTCAGCatgtggagagtctcctgcaaacctacttcCAAGTTATGGcaattatgagtttttattaaaggtacaagcatcaacatcagcaaccccccaactgtagcttcctgtctccttttatgacaccAGACCATAAATTCCTTTCTCTCTAAACAATTACACGCACTCTCAGGCCTACAGctaaaccaaactgaaacacacagacaaatccttTCCTATTCATctgatctaaacaaatttaacacatcatattataataattattttcttgtactcacacagtacacagtgaaaTGAGACAACGTTCCTCCAAGACCATGGTGCTACATATGACATAACAGACAAGCAACCCACGACTACATAAagttgcaaaaattgcaaaaaaacaaaacaaagacagtgcaACACCAGACACAACAGTGCAATAGAAAAGTGCAACGTAACAGTGAGTTATGCAATATGTGTGTAAAGACAGACGAATATGTAACTTACGATTTATTATCAAGAATGACCAAATTCCCACTAGCCAGTATCCGAAAATCTAGGATCGGCAGGAGCCCAAGGTATAAACATGTCAAGGTTGGCTGAAGGAGAACCCAAATGCTGGACTTTTAGAATGGAgaaagtgtgtttatttacacaaaaaaaCAGTGCCAACAGTCCACAGTGTGTGCTTTCCCAATTCCCCGTGCCGTGATTCCTCTCCGTGATGCGTGGTTGTGCTTCGTCCTCCTCGGTGCCTGTGTTCAACTGTGTACTGCTCCCTCCACACGTCTCCATAATCACCTGTATTTCTAGTTTAACGATCCCACGCCGACTGCTGCTCCACTGCGCTCTTAAGTAGAGCCCCTTGATTAGGCAGATCAGCAACAGGTGAGTGATTATCACAGGTGTGGCTGGTTCCAAGGCAGGGACTCTCCAGACCTGGTGGGGCAACAAAACTGACACAACAACCCACAGGGAAGCAAGGAACGAGGAGCAGATCACACCACAACCATAAAtgattaacacacacaaacacattaaattCTGCAAGCTGAGGTCTAGCTGTTAGCTTAGCTGTTAGCTTAGCTGCGAGCAGACTTTCCATCCCTGCCCTTTTCTCCTTATCAAATTAGGTTTTCCCCACTTTTCTTACTCACCGATGACATGATGAAATTCTGAATgacccaaaaagaaaaaactgcagtGGAATCGCTTGCAACTCTTAGCAATTCGACTTTGGTAACATTAGTTTCTTGGGCACATCGCTTTGTATGAACAGGAACGAAATGGCAACTACAGAAAGTCATGTGATCAAGGTCAGCATCAAGGGTAGCTGGGTGCTCATTGCTGATTGGCAAAGTAATACGACAACAGATAATCTTATTTGTCTACATCTtcctttaaacaaaaaaagaaagaaagagctaAATTGTTTACATCATACGCCGAAAAATTACTTTCCACTGCTCTTTTGTTCTAGCTGGGCTACAAATACTTTTGGGATTATATAGTAACTATAATTCCCTCGAAGCAGAGGCAGACGCAAGTGGTTTTCTGTGCCTGGTTTATTTGAAGACTTCTCTCCAAAGCCACTGTGAAAACTATGCagcattaacaaaataaaactcaacGTAAGGCACACACGTTTGGCATGCAGCCTGGAGCAgactgggatcaaaccaccaacgttctggttagtggctgacctgagctacagccaccccgtgCAGCTACGTCTGCTGCGGTGCTGTAGCTGCAGTTTTGTAGCTCCAGCGTTGTATCTGCAGCTACCTCTCCTACAGTGTTGTCCATACAGCAACAGCACAGAGATACAAGCAGGTTGTTGATGGGGCCTTTCAgcatgagaaaaaacaaaatcaaatccaTCGAGGGActgagcagaaataaatataGGACAATatcaacaataatatcttggaAACCAAAACCTGTCGTTCCTGGTAAAACCAAATCGAAAGTAATAAAGATCAGGGGAAAGAACGTCAGATGATAATTAATTAACAAGAGAACTAAGGTTCCAACAATTCTTCGTTTTTCTTCAGTGGGCACTGAGGTGGCAGCAGGCAGAGCTTTGAGGGTCCAAACCAAAGTGAGGATGAacaggaaagaaggaaagaggGCAAAAAAAATAAGCACAGGGGGTATAATCATAGCAAGAGGTACAGTGATAACAGACAGGGTCCAGACCAGAACAGAGAGCACCACAGAACCTTTAGTTTGTCTGATGCAGTTCCACTGTGGACGGGTGATGACCAAACACCTGCAACACAAACAGACATTCTGATCATTACAGGAGGACATTTATCTTTAGAGGGACGCTTGAGAATTTGATTTAATgcaatacacacagagaaaaacagacagGTACCTTTCAGTAGCAATGCACATCTTGAAGTTAACACTAGCAATCACAGCACAGCAAAAAATTAGAGGAGAATACTGAAAAACGCCATGTAGTTCACTGTTTCCTTGGACAATGAAAGGGATCATCATGCTGCACTGGACGAGATTGGAGAATAACAGGTTTGTGTAGTAGGTGATGGGGGCCTGCTCCTTTCGTACCTGCAGAAAATATGAATGCAGCAAGTCACATTGATGCAGTAATAAACATGCCTTTTTGAATTGTTACAGCAAATGAGTTTATTTATCCTGTCTGTGGTGTatcctgtgaaaaactgaaatatgtgtaaaaactgcaaaatGGTCTGACGGAATTAAAAAGAATGAGAGATTGGTGACCAGTGCAGGTTTCACTCCACCTCTCacactgtgacagctgggataagcttCCACttcagaagcagaaaaaaatggacGGACGAATTCAGAACTAAACTTAATGAACTATTAACTCataaaatgaacttttaaagTGACCAAAGTGAAAAGATCTTATAAAACTAGACTGTTTGTAAAAGTAAATTAGTTCAGCAGGAATGAGACATAGAAAGTATTAAAAGTCTTCATTTACGTACCACAAAACACACCCAACAGCTCACTGCCATGGTCAAAGGAAGGCAGACATAGATGTTTATCAGGAAAATTACATGGATTACATCGAATCTCTCCATCTGTAGCTGACTTTCTGTATGATGGAGCTGCTATAGAAAGATCAACCCACTCTCTTCTCTTGGCCAAAGGACCTGCCTGTGTGCAACAGGAGGTGTTAAAATAGTGAGCAGATCAACATTGTTGTTATTTTGATATGAAATTATAGCTAAAGATattagagaaaaaacaaagtctgctaaaagaaaaagagagaaagagactcTTCATAAAAGAGTCCTTTATGAAGTGCAGCCTTTCCTTATCTTATCGCCATATAAAACTGCAAGGGCGTCAGAGAGCGCCGTCTGCATCGCTGTGGCTTAACCGCAACAGCGACTTAACATCTAGCActtcccaaacacacacacacacctctttcAGATGAACACACTCGTCCACACTCAGCACAGCCACAGTGTGTCTGACACACTCTGCTACCTGTGATTGCTAAATGGAGATCTGCAGCAGCTGATGGAAGTTTGCTGCtttaatttttgcttttaaGTATAATATCTAACTTTAGCTCATGCTTTTGTAATTGTTTGagttttttatatttctgtttcAGAGCACTAGCTTTATATTTGTGCTGGATTTGTTATATTACTATGTTTAAATAAACTGTAGTCAAAGGGAAGAAACAGCTGTGACAAACCTGATGGAACCAAGCACAAAACACTTGTGGCTGAAACACCAGTGAGTATTATCTGTACAAACTTTGAACAGCTGGCAAAAAGATCTGCATCATGTATGTTAGTGCAACAGGTTTCTGCTTCACTCTGCTGTAACAGGCCGGCCCAAATAAACTCCTCGACTTTGCCttgtgttgtatttttactaATAAAAAACTCTGGAGCGGAGATGTCATCAAGTACACCCCCATTCCAATTGTAGAAGGAACGAGCTGCATTCTCGGGAAGAAGGAAAGACTAGCGAGAACACGAGTACCCAGGGGCGGTCCAACCCCcctgccccccccccaacacacatacagacacatataacATATTAAGGATCATACATTAACATATTTTATTGTAAACACTGTTGTCATaaccatactgaatttaacCAGAGAAAcacatatatagagagagagatacagtaCTGTCAGGGCTGTAGACTTTTTGCCACGGTTGCActggtgcgcctaacttttgtgtgtgtgcgccaaagaaaaaaatttaGGCGCACCTAAATTTTTCAACCGCTGTGtatatcatgatgtctggtgcttttgtgtttgtttgtttttattttgttgtattttgcgAGCtagttattagatgctgctctagccagagaatcccccgccacCCCGCCCCTCTCCTCCCTATGCGGTAAGCAGCAGCCACATCTCGCAAAAGAAGGACGCCCTTACTCCACCCAAATGGGCGAtggaaaaccgatcggtgcccaTGCAATCCCATGAATGATCTGCCAACGATGCCGCCCTGGGCAACGGCACATGTCGCCCATATCAAAACCCGCCACTGCTCTGGTTGATCA
This window encodes:
- the LOC120443372 gene encoding uncharacterized protein LOC120443372; protein product: MERFDVIHVIFLINIYVCLPLTMAVSCWVCFVVRKEQAPITYYTNLLFSNLVQCSMMIPFIVQGNSELHGVFQYSPLIFCCAVIASVNFKMCIATERCLVITRPQWNCIRQTKGSVVLSVLVWTLSVITVPLAMIIPPVLIFFALFPSFLFILTLVWTLKALPAATSVPTEEKRRIVGTLVLLLINYHLTFFPLIFITFDLVLPGTTGFGFQDIIVDIVLYLFLLSPSMDLILFFLMLKGPINNLLVSLCCCCMDNTVGEVAADTTLELQNCSYSTAADVAARGGCSSGQPLTRTLVV